One segment of Scyliorhinus torazame isolate Kashiwa2021f chromosome 14, sScyTor2.1, whole genome shotgun sequence DNA contains the following:
- the eif4a2 gene encoding eukaryotic initiation factor 4A-II isoform X3, giving the protein MDPDGVIESNWNEIVDNFDDMNLKETLLRGIYAYGFEKPSAIQQRAIMPCIKGFDVIAQAQSGTGKTATFAISILQQLELDMKESQALVLAPTRELAQQIQKVILALGDYMGATCHACIGGTNVRSEMQKLNAEAPNIVVGTPGRVFDMLNRGYISSRWIKMFVLDEADEMLSRGFKDQIYEIFQKLSTNIQVVLLSATMPSDVLEVTKKFMRDPIRILVKKEELTLEGIKQFYINVEREEWKLDTLCDLYETLTITQAVIFLNTRRKVDWLTEKMHARDFTVSALHGDMDQKERDVIMREFRSGSSRVLITTDLLARGIDVQQVSLVINYDLPTNRENYIHRIGRGGRFGRKGVAINFVTEEDKRILRDIETFYNTTVEEMPMNVADLI; this is encoded by the exons ATGGATCCAGATGGTGTTATTGAA AGTAACTGGAATGAAATTGTTGATAACTTTGATGACATGAACCTGAAGGAGACCCTTCTTAGAGGAATTTATGCATATGGATTTGAAAAACCGTCTGCCATTCAGCAGAGAGCAATTATGCCATGTATTAAAG GTTTTGATGTCATTGCCCAAGCCCAATCTGGAACTGGTAAAACAGCCACATTTGCAATCTCAATCCTGCAACAGCTAGAGCTGGATATGAAAGAATCACAGGCCTTGGTGCTGGCTCCTACTAGAGAACTGGCACAGCAG ATCCAGAAGGTAATCCTGGCTCTGGGGGATTACATGGGTGCTACTTGCCATGCCTGCATTGGTGGCACCAATGTACGAAGTGAGATGCAGAAACTGAACGCAGAAGCTCCCAACATTGTTGTAGGAACTCCAGGGCGAGTATTCGACATGTTGAACAGGGGATATATAT CTTCTAGATGGATCAAGATGTTTGTTTTAGATGAAGCTGATGAAATGTTGAGTCGTGGATTCAAAGATCAAATCTACGAGATTTTTCAGAAGCTGAGCACAAACATTCAG GTGGTTTTGTTGTCTGCTACCATGCCCAGTGATGTCTTGGAGGTCACCAAAAAGTTTATGCGTGATCCGATCCGTATTCTTGTGAAAAAAGAGGAGCTCACCCTTGAGGGCATCAAGCAGTTTTACATCAATGTAGAGAGAGAG GAATGGAAGCTGGACACGCTGTGTGATCTGTATGAAACTCTAACAATAACTCAAGCCGTGATTTTCCTTAACACGAGGAGGAAGGTCGATTGGCTAACTGAGAAAATGCATGCACGGGATTTCACTGTCTCTGCATTG CATGGTGATATGGATCAGAAGGAACGTGATGTGATTATGAGGGAATTCCGTTCAGGATCTAGCCGTGTACTTATCACTACTGACTTGCTG GCTCGTGGTATCGATGTGCAGCAGGTGTCTCTTGTTATTAACTATGACTTGCCTACGAATCGTGAGAACTATATTCACAG AATTGGTCGTGGGGGTCGCTTTGGAAGGAAAGGTGTTGCTATTAACTTTGTTACTGAAGAGGATAAAAGAATTCTTCGTGATATTGAGACATTCTACAATACAACTGTGGAAGAAATGCCTATGAATGTGGCTGACCTGATCTAA
- the eif4a2 gene encoding eukaryotic initiation factor 4A-II isoform X4, which yields MLTPPLRGDWGDGSGRDVISTLRVRQGGGLSSRTRSGHVDGTCRGLKPALQWLLLPWSWVQYSKEHGPDGMDPDGVIESNWNEIVDNFDDMNLKETLLRGIYAYGFEKPSAIQQRAIMPCIKGFDVIAQAQSGTGKTATFAISILQQLELDMKESQALVLAPTRELAQQVVLLSATMPSDVLEVTKKFMRDPIRILVKKEELTLEGIKQFYINVEREEWKLDTLCDLYETLTITQAVIFLNTRRKVDWLTEKMHARDFTVSALHGDMDQKERDVIMREFRSGSSRVLITTDLLARGIDVQQVSLVINYDLPTNRENYIHRIGRGGRFGRKGVAINFVTEEDKRILRDIETFYNTTVEEMPMNVADLI from the exons ATGTTGACGCCCCCTCTCCGGGGGGACTGGGGCGATGGGAGCGGGCGGGATGTGATTTCGACGCTGCGTGTCCGCCAGGGAGGCGGCCTGTCCTCCCGCACGAGGAGCGGACACGTGGacgggacctgccggggcctcaaaCCTGCGCTCCAGTGGCTGCTGCTGCCTTGGAGCTGGGTTCAATA CTCCAAAGAACATGGCCCAGATGGAATGGATCCAGATGGTGTTATTGAA AGTAACTGGAATGAAATTGTTGATAACTTTGATGACATGAACCTGAAGGAGACCCTTCTTAGAGGAATTTATGCATATGGATTTGAAAAACCGTCTGCCATTCAGCAGAGAGCAATTATGCCATGTATTAAAG GTTTTGATGTCATTGCCCAAGCCCAATCTGGAACTGGTAAAACAGCCACATTTGCAATCTCAATCCTGCAACAGCTAGAGCTGGATATGAAAGAATCACAGGCCTTGGTGCTGGCTCCTACTAGAGAACTGGCACAGCAG GTGGTTTTGTTGTCTGCTACCATGCCCAGTGATGTCTTGGAGGTCACCAAAAAGTTTATGCGTGATCCGATCCGTATTCTTGTGAAAAAAGAGGAGCTCACCCTTGAGGGCATCAAGCAGTTTTACATCAATGTAGAGAGAGAG GAATGGAAGCTGGACACGCTGTGTGATCTGTATGAAACTCTAACAATAACTCAAGCCGTGATTTTCCTTAACACGAGGAGGAAGGTCGATTGGCTAACTGAGAAAATGCATGCACGGGATTTCACTGTCTCTGCATTG CATGGTGATATGGATCAGAAGGAACGTGATGTGATTATGAGGGAATTCCGTTCAGGATCTAGCCGTGTACTTATCACTACTGACTTGCTG GCTCGTGGTATCGATGTGCAGCAGGTGTCTCTTGTTATTAACTATGACTTGCCTACGAATCGTGAGAACTATATTCACAG AATTGGTCGTGGGGGTCGCTTTGGAAGGAAAGGTGTTGCTATTAACTTTGTTACTGAAGAGGATAAAAGAATTCTTCGTGATATTGAGACATTCTACAATACAACTGTGGAAGAAATGCCTATGAATGTGGCTGACCTGATCTAA
- the eif4a2 gene encoding eukaryotic initiation factor 4A-II isoform X2, whose translation MSCGSADYSSKEHGPDGMDPDGVIESNWNEIVDNFDDMNLKETLLRGIYAYGFEKPSAIQQRAIMPCIKGFDVIAQAQSGTGKTATFAISILQQLELDMKESQALVLAPTRELAQQIQKVILALGDYMGATCHACIGGTNVRSEMQKLNAEAPNIVVGTPGRVFDMLNRGYISSRWIKMFVLDEADEMLSRGFKDQIYEIFQKLSTNIQVVLLSATMPSDVLEVTKKFMRDPIRILVKKEELTLEGIKQFYINVEREEWKLDTLCDLYETLTITQAVIFLNTRRKVDWLTEKMHARDFTVSALHGDMDQKERDVIMREFRSGSSRVLITTDLLARGIDVQQVSLVINYDLPTNRENYIHRIGRGGRFGRKGVAINFVTEEDKRILRDIETFYNTTVEEMPMNVADLI comes from the exons ATGTCGTGTGGCTCTGCGGATTACAG CTCCAAAGAACATGGCCCAGATGGAATGGATCCAGATGGTGTTATTGAA AGTAACTGGAATGAAATTGTTGATAACTTTGATGACATGAACCTGAAGGAGACCCTTCTTAGAGGAATTTATGCATATGGATTTGAAAAACCGTCTGCCATTCAGCAGAGAGCAATTATGCCATGTATTAAAG GTTTTGATGTCATTGCCCAAGCCCAATCTGGAACTGGTAAAACAGCCACATTTGCAATCTCAATCCTGCAACAGCTAGAGCTGGATATGAAAGAATCACAGGCCTTGGTGCTGGCTCCTACTAGAGAACTGGCACAGCAG ATCCAGAAGGTAATCCTGGCTCTGGGGGATTACATGGGTGCTACTTGCCATGCCTGCATTGGTGGCACCAATGTACGAAGTGAGATGCAGAAACTGAACGCAGAAGCTCCCAACATTGTTGTAGGAACTCCAGGGCGAGTATTCGACATGTTGAACAGGGGATATATAT CTTCTAGATGGATCAAGATGTTTGTTTTAGATGAAGCTGATGAAATGTTGAGTCGTGGATTCAAAGATCAAATCTACGAGATTTTTCAGAAGCTGAGCACAAACATTCAG GTGGTTTTGTTGTCTGCTACCATGCCCAGTGATGTCTTGGAGGTCACCAAAAAGTTTATGCGTGATCCGATCCGTATTCTTGTGAAAAAAGAGGAGCTCACCCTTGAGGGCATCAAGCAGTTTTACATCAATGTAGAGAGAGAG GAATGGAAGCTGGACACGCTGTGTGATCTGTATGAAACTCTAACAATAACTCAAGCCGTGATTTTCCTTAACACGAGGAGGAAGGTCGATTGGCTAACTGAGAAAATGCATGCACGGGATTTCACTGTCTCTGCATTG CATGGTGATATGGATCAGAAGGAACGTGATGTGATTATGAGGGAATTCCGTTCAGGATCTAGCCGTGTACTTATCACTACTGACTTGCTG GCTCGTGGTATCGATGTGCAGCAGGTGTCTCTTGTTATTAACTATGACTTGCCTACGAATCGTGAGAACTATATTCACAG AATTGGTCGTGGGGGTCGCTTTGGAAGGAAAGGTGTTGCTATTAACTTTGTTACTGAAGAGGATAAAAGAATTCTTCGTGATATTGAGACATTCTACAATACAACTGTGGAAGAAATGCCTATGAATGTGGCTGACCTGATCTAA
- the eif4a2 gene encoding eukaryotic initiation factor 4A-II isoform X1: MLTPPLRGDWGDGSGRDVISTLRVRQGGGLSSRTRSGHVDGTCRGLKPALQWLLLPWSWVQYSKEHGPDGMDPDGVIESNWNEIVDNFDDMNLKETLLRGIYAYGFEKPSAIQQRAIMPCIKGFDVIAQAQSGTGKTATFAISILQQLELDMKESQALVLAPTRELAQQIQKVILALGDYMGATCHACIGGTNVRSEMQKLNAEAPNIVVGTPGRVFDMLNRGYISSRWIKMFVLDEADEMLSRGFKDQIYEIFQKLSTNIQVVLLSATMPSDVLEVTKKFMRDPIRILVKKEELTLEGIKQFYINVEREEWKLDTLCDLYETLTITQAVIFLNTRRKVDWLTEKMHARDFTVSALHGDMDQKERDVIMREFRSGSSRVLITTDLLARGIDVQQVSLVINYDLPTNRENYIHRIGRGGRFGRKGVAINFVTEEDKRILRDIETFYNTTVEEMPMNVADLI, from the exons ATGTTGACGCCCCCTCTCCGGGGGGACTGGGGCGATGGGAGCGGGCGGGATGTGATTTCGACGCTGCGTGTCCGCCAGGGAGGCGGCCTGTCCTCCCGCACGAGGAGCGGACACGTGGacgggacctgccggggcctcaaaCCTGCGCTCCAGTGGCTGCTGCTGCCTTGGAGCTGGGTTCAATA CTCCAAAGAACATGGCCCAGATGGAATGGATCCAGATGGTGTTATTGAA AGTAACTGGAATGAAATTGTTGATAACTTTGATGACATGAACCTGAAGGAGACCCTTCTTAGAGGAATTTATGCATATGGATTTGAAAAACCGTCTGCCATTCAGCAGAGAGCAATTATGCCATGTATTAAAG GTTTTGATGTCATTGCCCAAGCCCAATCTGGAACTGGTAAAACAGCCACATTTGCAATCTCAATCCTGCAACAGCTAGAGCTGGATATGAAAGAATCACAGGCCTTGGTGCTGGCTCCTACTAGAGAACTGGCACAGCAG ATCCAGAAGGTAATCCTGGCTCTGGGGGATTACATGGGTGCTACTTGCCATGCCTGCATTGGTGGCACCAATGTACGAAGTGAGATGCAGAAACTGAACGCAGAAGCTCCCAACATTGTTGTAGGAACTCCAGGGCGAGTATTCGACATGTTGAACAGGGGATATATAT CTTCTAGATGGATCAAGATGTTTGTTTTAGATGAAGCTGATGAAATGTTGAGTCGTGGATTCAAAGATCAAATCTACGAGATTTTTCAGAAGCTGAGCACAAACATTCAG GTGGTTTTGTTGTCTGCTACCATGCCCAGTGATGTCTTGGAGGTCACCAAAAAGTTTATGCGTGATCCGATCCGTATTCTTGTGAAAAAAGAGGAGCTCACCCTTGAGGGCATCAAGCAGTTTTACATCAATGTAGAGAGAGAG GAATGGAAGCTGGACACGCTGTGTGATCTGTATGAAACTCTAACAATAACTCAAGCCGTGATTTTCCTTAACACGAGGAGGAAGGTCGATTGGCTAACTGAGAAAATGCATGCACGGGATTTCACTGTCTCTGCATTG CATGGTGATATGGATCAGAAGGAACGTGATGTGATTATGAGGGAATTCCGTTCAGGATCTAGCCGTGTACTTATCACTACTGACTTGCTG GCTCGTGGTATCGATGTGCAGCAGGTGTCTCTTGTTATTAACTATGACTTGCCTACGAATCGTGAGAACTATATTCACAG AATTGGTCGTGGGGGTCGCTTTGGAAGGAAAGGTGTTGCTATTAACTTTGTTACTGAAGAGGATAAAAGAATTCTTCGTGATATTGAGACATTCTACAATACAACTGTGGAAGAAATGCCTATGAATGTGGCTGACCTGATCTAA